ATCATCCTCAGCCACCAGGACGTGTTCCGAATGGGACCTCGAATGTTCTTCTTCCCGTTGGATCTGCACAAGCTCACCGCCAGATGTTGTTGAAGCCGCCGTCATGACCTCCCGCCGCTGCCGGCTGCAACCACCGCTTCTAAACTTCGATCCGCATGTTCTTCTGCGGTGAAATCCTGGAGCGCTTGCAGGAGTAGTTGCAGGTTCAATGTCAAGGCGCCAACCGACGCAGCGGCATCCTGCAGGTCGCCCTGGCGTGCAAGTTCCTCCAGCTTGCGCGCCTGCTCCGCTGCCGGCGCTGCCGCGATGCAACCAAGCTCCCCCTTCAGCGCGTGCGCCGCGTGTTGCAGTTCGCCAGCGTCACCGTTTTGCACCGCATCCTGGATCCGCTGCGCCAGCCGTGGCGCTTCGGCTTGAAGGATTGAAACTAACTCGCGCAGCAGGCCTGGATCGTTGCCCGTGTTGGCCAAGGCTTTTTCCCGGTCCCATGCCGGAATGGCGATTGGTTCTGGCGCGGGCGTTGCACCGCCATAGAGTTCAAGCACGGCCAAGAGTTCGCGGAACGCGATCGGCTTGCAGAGATAGCCGTCCATTCCGGCGGCGAGGCATTGCTCGCGATAACCGGCGAGCGCGTGCGCGGTCAGGGCGACGATCGGGGTTCGCTTGCCGGAGTTGCGTTCCTGCTCGCGAATGGCAGCCGTGGTGGCGAAGCCGTCCATACCCGGCATCTGGACATCCATGAGGATCAGGTCAAAATGCCCGCGCGCTGCTTGTTCGACGGCTTGCTCTCCATTTTCCGCTATTACGACGTCGTGACCTGCTTTGTGCAGCAGGGTGCGGATGAGTACCTGGTTTACGGTGTTGTCTTCGGCCACCAGGAGTCGCAACCGGCGCCCGGATCGCGGCAGTGAGTGCCGCGTCGTCAGTGTGCTCGGCCGGCCGGTCTCCGCCTTGCCCAGGGTGGCGAGAATGGCGTGCAGAAGGTCATTTCTGGAGATGGGCTTGAGCAGGTAGGTGCTGATTCCCAACTCCCGGCAACGGGCAGAATCGCCACGCTGGCCGCCGGAAGTAAGCATCATGATGACGGTGCCGGAGTTTTCCGGATTCGATTTGATTTGCTGCGCCACGGTGAACCCGTCCATGCCGGGCATGTGGCTGTCCACCACGAGCAATCGAAATTGCCGTTGACCATGAATCGCTTCCTGGATTTTCTGAAGTGCGGACGGGCCATCCCATGCGTCAGAAACATCCATTCTCCAGGCCTTCAGCGTATCGACGATGATTCGGCTGTTGGTGACGTTATCGTCCACTACCAGGACGCGGACACCAGCCAGTTGCGACAACTCCAATGCCGGCGCCGGTGGCGCCGCGGTAGAACGCAGGAACTCGGCGGTGAACTCGATTCGGCTGCCGCGGTTTAACTCGCTGTCCACGGTGATGGTACCGTGCATCATCGCTACCAGCCGTGCGCAGATGGATAACCCCAGGCCGCTGCCTCCGTAGCGCCGGCTCATGCTGCTGTCCACTTGCGTGAACGGAGCGAACAGGGTCTCAATTTTTTCCGCGGGAATCCCGATCCCGGTGTCGGTGACGGCAAAACTCAGTTGAATGGATTCGGCGGCGGAGCTTTTCACGCCTACACGGACTACGACCTCCCCGCGCTCGGTAAACTTGATCGCGTTCCCCACCAGGTTCAGCAGCACTTGTCGCAATCGTCCGGGGTCACCAGTCAGCCACCCGGGCACGTCCGGTTCGGTGGAATAGGCAAGTTCAAGGCCCTTGTCCTGCGCGTGCGCCGACAATGTGTCCATGCATTCTTCCAGGCAGGCCTGCAGGTCGAAATCGATGGCTTCCAGGTCGAGTTTGCCGGATTCGATCTTGGAAAAGTCGAGTATGTCGTTGATGACGCGCAGGAGCACGTCGCAAGAACTCTTCGACATCGACAGGTATTCGCGCTGCTCCGTTGTCAACTCGGTGTCCAGGGCAAGCTCGGTCATGCCCAGAATGCCGTTGATCGGAGTTCGGATCTCATGGCTCATGTTGGCCAGGAAGTCGCTCTTGGCGCGGCTGGCGGCTTCGGCGGCTTCCTTGGCCGCGAGCAGTTCCGTGTTCGTTCGCCGCAGTTCCCGCGTGCGCTCCTCCACCTGGTCCTCGAGGTGTTCGCGATAGCGCTGCCGTTCGAGGTCGCGGGTTTGCAGGTCCGACAACATGGAATTGAACGCCCTTACCAGCATTCCGAGTTCGTCGTTGGCTTCACCGGGAGCACGGATGGAAAAATCCTTGCGCGCGGCCACCTGGTTCGTTACTGCCAGCAGGCTGAATACCGGGGCGGAGATCATGCGCTGCAAGCGAAGCGCAAGCAAATACGCCACTGCCGAACAGACCAGTATCAGGATTCCGCCCACGGCCAGGGTCTGCGCGAAGCGTGCTCGCGCCGGCGCCAGGTCCGAGGCCAGATACACGATGCCGATGTCGTCGCCGTTCAGGCGCACGGTGTGGTACTGGACCACCTCATCGTCCTGGAAGTAAGTGCCGTCCGTCCGGGGCGGCGAAGGCGGCAGTGGCCTCCCGTCGCGACGGTATTCGGCAAACACACTACCGTTGGCCGCGAACACGGCCGCGCGCAGCAGATCGGGTTCAGCCTTGAGCGATTGGAGAATCTCGGCGGCAGTTCGCGGATCACGAAAAATCAAGGCAGCTGTTTCGTTGTTGGCTACCATGGCCGCCAGCGTGGTCATCTGCCGCACAACGGTTCTCCGGAACTGGATCCACTGGCTTATCGCGAGTGCCGCCGAGGCAAGCAGCAGAGCTGTGCAACTGGTCACCATGATGATGCTGGTCAGCTTTCGCGCCAGCGAGACATCGCGGAGTCTCATGGCGATCCACCTCCGGACCGCACGACGTGGCGGCGCGCAACTTAGCTCGTCGTATAGGCCGCACGCCACCTGGTTCCATCGATCAAAGTTTTGATCGCGGGCGCATCTTGAATTTCAGCAGCGGCCTCACCTGTTCGGAGGCTAGCACGGAAGGATTGTTGTGGCCGTGTCGGTAGTCCGAAAAGCACTACGACAAATCTCAGTTGCGGATGCGTTCCGAATTGGTGCTACCCGGTGGTAGTTGAGGGGGCGCTAATTCGATAGTGATCGTTCTGTGTGCCGACCGTTTCTGGACATGGTGTCGTGGTTCGCCGGCCGACGATGGCTGTTGCCGATTAAGGCGGCCTGCTATTTGCGCAAGAGCAAGTACGTTCTGAATTTGGAAA
The sequence above is drawn from the Terriglobales bacterium genome and encodes:
- a CDS encoding response regulator, with the translated sequence MRLRDVSLARKLTSIIMVTSCTALLLASAALAISQWIQFRRTVVRQMTTLAAMVANNETAALIFRDPRTAAEILQSLKAEPDLLRAAVFAANGSVFAEYRRDGRPLPPSPPRTDGTYFQDDEVVQYHTVRLNGDDIGIVYLASDLAPARARFAQTLAVGGILILVCSAVAYLLALRLQRMISAPVFSLLAVTNQVAARKDFSIRAPGEANDELGMLVRAFNSMLSDLQTRDLERQRYREHLEDQVEERTRELRRTNTELLAAKEAAEAASRAKSDFLANMSHEIRTPINGILGMTELALDTELTTEQREYLSMSKSSCDVLLRVINDILDFSKIESGKLDLEAIDFDLQACLEECMDTLSAHAQDKGLELAYSTEPDVPGWLTGDPGRLRQVLLNLVGNAIKFTERGEVVVRVGVKSSAAESIQLSFAVTDTGIGIPAEKIETLFAPFTQVDSSMSRRYGGSGLGLSICARLVAMMHGTITVDSELNRGSRIEFTAEFLRSTAAPPAPALELSQLAGVRVLVVDDNVTNSRIIVDTLKAWRMDVSDAWDGPSALQKIQEAIHGQRQFRLLVVDSHMPGMDGFTVAQQIKSNPENSGTVIMMLTSGGQRGDSARCRELGISTYLLKPISRNDLLHAILATLGKAETGRPSTLTTRHSLPRSGRRLRLLVAEDNTVNQVLIRTLLHKAGHDVVIAENGEQAVEQAARGHFDLILMDVQMPGMDGFATTAAIREQERNSGKRTPIVALTAHALAGYREQCLAAGMDGYLCKPIAFRELLAVLELYGGATPAPEPIAIPAWDREKALANTGNDPGLLRELVSILQAEAPRLAQRIQDAVQNGDAGELQHAAHALKGELGCIAAAPAAEQARKLEELARQGDLQDAAASVGALTLNLQLLLQALQDFTAEEHADRSLEAVVAAGSGGRS